gtttaatttaattattaaaagttatagTGGCgaattaattgattaatattgcaaatacatatatttatttactttgacaagaaaagaaaactttatttcttcaaataaaaaaaattcattgccGTTAATTCATTAATATCAAAGACAACTTTCCTAAAGTATATCAAACTATTTTAAAGCCATTCTTAGAGACAaagaattttatatcatttcaaaggatttaaacagattttgctcaaattcaaataatttagtgAAATTGCgaaatattataacaaattttaggaagttttaaaatatttcaaaatattgttaagaTCATATAAATGCTTTTAGATCGGACTTATGACATTTACTGGGATATTACAAAAACctctgaagtttttaaatattgactaaaaatttaacgcgTTTTAGAAGATATTAAGCtttaatgaatttcaactaattacaaaacattttaattggattcgaaagattttgaagactttgtaaaattttataatgagatacaaaatattttcagaaatatttcaaacttcgaaggctttgaaatattttcaaataattttaagggatttaaagagatttttagtatttttatgaattttaacttattttagaaaactttaagggatttaaaaggattttgtaaaagttttaataggattcaaaatatttcaagggatacGATATAACTTCCAAGGCTATCAAAtagtatcaaaaaatttttaaagctttttttaaagatattaggaGTTTTCCtaagtttttctcaaatttcaaataattttatggacttcaaggaattcaggggGATTGCGACAattttgtgaaagtttttaatgggattgaaaatatttcaatgaatattacaaaacatcTAAGGCTTTCAAATggtttaatcaattttaagataTCTGAAAAGATTTCCAGGtggtttcaaatattctaaaagatttctttAGCTTTTTATGACTTATCGAAGACTTAAATTACATCAGACTGATTTTTaggatttcgtagaatttttaataggattcaaattatttcatgggATATGATGAAACTTCTAAAgctattaaatgttttaattacttactcaaatgtttcaaatgactttaaagaatttgaagtgatttaaagctatttctcaagattttaaggaattttgccagatttatattaatttaaatcaatattcgaagatttcaagggatttacagagattttgcaaaagttttcgatgcgattcaaaatatttcaagtgatattataaaacttctaagtcttttaatggtttttaaacatttctaagagATTTCACGCTACTTAtaaagattttaggagatttcttAGACGTATTATGCACTTTAGCAGACTTCAAGGGTTTCAGAGAGAATTGATcgattttttaatactttcaataGGACTAAAAATACTTCGGATGATATAACAAAACTTCTTAAGGTTTAGAATGGTTTTGAAGACGTTTAAGGAATATAAGTAATTTTTCTTAGAGACTTCTacgtattttaaaggattttaaggatttacaatgtattttgaaatatttcaaggaattttacttttttataaagaagttttaaagttttgaataattttagaaaacatcGAAAGATTGAGAGAGATTTCGACGCTTTTGCAAAAGTTTATAAggacattcaaaatatttcaatgcatATNNNNNNNNNNNNNNNNNNNNNNNNNNNNNNNNNNNNNNNNNNNNNNNNNNNNNNNNNNNNNNNNNNNNNNNNNNNNNNNNNNNNNNNNNNNNNNNNNNNNacaaatttcaaggatttttattaattttaactaattttgcacAATTTCAAGGGATCCAGAGAGATTTTGACaattccttgaaagtttttaatagaatGAAAATCTTACAATGAATGTCACAAAAATTATCaagattttaaatggttttaaaatttgtttagggttttcaagaaatttctaaagatcTTGATCAATTTTCCTAGATTTTTATGAATTGCgactaatttaacaaaattttaagggttttagAAAGATTTTGACGATTTTGCACAAGTTTTTAAcgggattcaaaatatttcaaaagttttgaaacttttaaatgagaaaaagagaaattcctgccgtcttttcagactagatagagcaatcatttaaatatttgttaaactaaattttgttaaaaagaaatcttaTTCACTCAACTGTGAATTAAACCAACGAACTCTTTATTTGCCAGGCGTTACGtattcaaattttccaaagaatctgtattatgagattatttttttctaacaaaaaaaatgttatatacataatttttatttcatagctccatctattctaaaaagacgttaagaatttcggTTATACTCTGATGGTAATACagattcattggaaaatttaaatacgcAACACCTGgaaaaaaatgtgtgtatttCTGAACAAGgattcttctatttatatctctactAGCTTAATGAAAAAGCAAGCGAACGGCAATTGaaagttctatttttaaattcccagtggagcgaaggagaagatctttttttcagaaaaaaatgttattcaaaaaaattttaattaacagcttCATACAATCTTGAAAGGAGttaagaatttctattatttCCTGATGATGACacagattcttaaaaaaattcaagtacctTACAGctggaaaaagaaaataatgcgtatatttctgaaaaaggattcttctttcgatatcTCTAGTGGCTTGAAGGAAAAGCACcagaccggcaatcggaagttttgtggtttaattcccagcgaagcgaagaaaaaaaaaaaaaatttacatgctTTTTAATTCATAGATAGAATCAAGTAATGCTTTTATCTCTAAAAAGGATTCTTCATTAGGTATCTCTAGTACCTTAAGTGAAAAGCAGCCAACCTGTAAACGGAAGTCCTATTGTTCGATTTTCAACGAAGTGaaggagaaaatcttttttcaatcaaaaaaaaaaaaagaaaaaatcaaaagctgcaaaattgtttcaaagaattctaagtaattaaaaaaaaatctgagccatttctaagaattttaagcaatttcgcatcatttttaagtatttgaatactttttagaagaattcaagggattcatagagatttgaacgattttataaaagtttttaatataataaaaatattttaaggaattttacaaaACTTATAAAGCTTTTACATGTTTTGGAACGGCTTTGAgaggttttcaattatttcaagctattcttaaatattttaagaagtttttctagcattttaaaaagaatcaaataaCTTTAAGAGATTACAAGAAATTCCGAGCGATTTGGAcgattttgtaaatgttttttatgatccaaaatatttttaaggattttcgaagtattttacaatatttcatgggattttacaagattttaagttatttacaaATGGCAGGAGTTGAAGtaattcataaacattttttttaaattttcgaaggaCTTCAAAGAATTGCTTTCTAAGTATTGCATTCAATAAGTTGGAAATTGTTACAATTCGtttaagatttaacaaaatttttgtaagtatttaaaattcgatAGAATTTTATGAGTTTTCAGGAGATTTCAGGGCATTTGAGAAATTCTggaaactattaaaattgttcgaaaaatgTTAGGAGTGGTTTATGACAatatatatatgaatttaaaaaataaatttaaaaaagagtattttgagattaaaaaaattatttgtatttttttataggtTAGTAGCTAATTTGTGCTATATCGCtagattttgaatattataactTACATGTAAAGTGCTCACTTGATTAAAAATACGTCATTTTGACTAATTTAGGCCTTTTTAGTGCAACACAAGTAagtacaatgaaataaaaatatctattaaaaagtaatatcGAAACATTTAATAATCGCgctaaaattcttattaaaatattatttaattgcaacTCTTACCTGCTTTAAtgtttttcaaggaatctgtattatcatcagagaaaaaCGAAAATTCTTGACGTaatttcagactagatggagctatggattaattttttccaaaacaaacatttttctgaaaaatgaaagaaaaattaacttaaacaacatttttaatcaataattccatttagtctgaaaagacgttaagaattccTATAATTCCCTAATGATattacagatttcttgaaaaattcgaatacGTAACACCTGGAAAAAATAATGTGTACGTctgaaaatgtattcttctttcgatctctccagtAGTTTAATGGAAAAGCAACCGACCGGAAATCTGAAGTTCTATGGTTCGTGTCCCATTGAAGTGAAGgtgatttttcttttagaaaaaaatctagtttaataaaaaaaacgtattttaataaTCGTCCacactaaagaaaaaactaaatattatcaTTAAGCTTTACTTTCACTTTGACATTacacgaagaattttcaaaattctgacaaaactaaataaattttagaaagtttgaaaACGACCAAAAATACTGAGAAATGGACatcagataaaatttaatttcaattgtcGCTCTCAACAGAATTTTCATCGTCAATggattttaatttgttgtttaaactGGGACTAGTGGAGACCGGAACTGAATGAGCCTTCATTCTTTTCTTCTTGTTGGCACCCCTCCTTGCAGGTTTTCGAAGTCTCTTTGTTCGATTAGCTCGTCTTACTTTTTTTCCTTTAATCTTCaaagttatttctttttcagGAGCAATTTTTGCCATATCTGGGAGTGGGCCATTTCGATTTGAACTCGCTAGCCTCGCAAACCTTGTTGCGATTTTATTCGCTCTGTCTAGTTCGTCTCCAAATGGTAGGAAGTAGTGGCCTCGATACCTTCGCAAAATTCCGTACTGCACTCCTTGCTTTAAAGCTGCATtaacctatttttaaattaagtttattttataaaaaactattttgacaaattaatattaaactagttaattcaattaattttgaaaactcggttccaactttttttaaaaggattttgcaCGAAATCTTATATGATTTGAGAACATTGTATATAATTTACAGAAGTTTCCTTATCAATCGGAAGAAcagggttcgattcccagcggagctaaaggcgaagatcttttttcacaaaaaatattctaatatcgAGAGGATTCCAGTAAATTTAATATGACTCACgcctttttttcatttacttgcAATCCTCTAAAATTagcagatattttttttatatacaaaatatgACTCTCTGTATGTGTAATAATTTTGACACTactttcaatattctttttaacgcattagaaaaaattgaagataaatttttaagatattttctgaCGAATTCCTTATGCAGGTAAACTGGTGATGAAATTTTGCacaaacggttaaatttttaaaattcttttaaaaattttagcttctttttatatattgatcttgtaatatgaaaaatttcatttcacaaGTTTACTCTTCAGATTTTTATTCCATATTTTTCAAGATGATTACCTCCtggatataaaaaagaaaaaatccagAATTTACAGGGAATTTAAATCAGACCTTGCTCGAAGCATCCTGAAAATTTGACTTCGGtcccatgattttttttaatcaaatatttatttgatttaattttcgagCCATTCGCTAATCGTGAAAAATGATGTAATAacatacttttgtttaaaattcaacggcTTTACTGAAAGTggtacttctttgttaaaaattcattttttggttgatgattcatgattttagttataaaatgtatattttttaatttaaaattcaactatttgaagaaaattgtaatcatctttattttttaacatttaactcttcaattttttgtcgaatttttttctatggaaatttaatctttttggttgaaaattcgtctattttattaaaaatttgatttagtaaaaaatgtatattttgggttggaaattcaactatttgatcaagaaatttatttttgtgattaaagatgtatcattttagatgaaagttctttttttctaattaaacaaaaatattaatttccttgttttaaacgttgaaaattgttttttttaaataatttttttactaaaaattgaactacttcatttCTGccagaaaatctatctttttcatttaaatcttcACTTACTTTGGTGAGAAATcgtcctttttagttaaagagtATATTATTCTggtgaaaaatgcatattttttggttgtaaatttaactttttgttacaaatattcgTCTTTATGATATAAAGACTCAATattataaattagatttttttctttttaaaatatatatttataactatttgatacattttcggaaatatgcatgagttttagaatatttttaatttcttcaaatcatcctgaattactaaatattttttaaaccttattaagattaaaaattctgaacaataattcaaatttaaaaaaaaatgtcctaaaatcttcccCCTTTTTAGaaaccattaaaaatgttttgaaatgttttttaaactttctttaagatttagtttttaaaaacaaaaaattatttttaattttcctaggaatttgaggacaaattttgtattcttctgttatctttaaacattttttgaaaccttctaaagtttgtgtttgaaatcttcaagaatctgcaatgtttaaaaatattagaaaaatctttttagacttcaaattatattggaaaaattcttgaatatctcTTGAAATAACTTGATTCTTTGTAAATTGTTAATCTTGCTAAATTGAAACATTCGGCTTTAAAATCttgcatatttttttttgattttcagttaaaaaaattaattctaaaataaaaaaggaacaaatttttaacccagtagttaaatttttaaccaaggggATAAACCTTCAACCGAACAAAAATTAACAAGGTAGCTAAACTTCGaccccaaaatttgaattttagattaaaaaataacaatcttgatcaaaataggtgagtttttactaaaataaatcgaatttccactaaaacaaattaattattaaatctaaaaaataaatttccattaaaatagttaaatttcaagaaaagaaacatttcactttcagttttaattcaaaaatatgaatttttaacaaaaaagttaaattcagccagaaatttattttctaaaccataaaagaaaaaatattaagtaacgaagattagttttttaacaaaaccgatAAATGCTTagcttaaaaagatcaatttttaacaaaaaattaaaaagttacatgtcagtcaaaaaaaattaatctgaaaaacacaacgaattttcaaattaatagttgaattttgaaccacgaTGATGATGAGTAGAAATTCCGAACCATGAagtaagaagattatttttcaataaaaaatacatatttgcaactaaaagagatcaatgttcaacaaaaatttaaagtttctcttaaatctgaaaaaaataatttaaaaataaaatagaagtttttaacaaaatacttaaatttgcaacttcggagcagaaattaaaaaaaaattgtaactgagtagtacaatttttacctaagcagataaatttctaatataaaacactgaaaaaatagttagttgagccaactatttagttagtgaGATATGGTactgatattttattaattgatactGTTATTTGATTGGTTCAtataacaattccattagttgcactgactattcagttagtaccagcaactaagtaaatggttgacctcactaacaaaatagcagtaccatatgtTAGAAACTAATTATTTAGCCCAaagaaccattttttcagtgaagatattaattttgaacaaaatagttgaattttcaactataagagaataaatttctcctaaaacgatatcagttattaattaattattattatcattattattaattaatcagcgaattaatttttcaaccaaaaagacgcatttttaaaacaataattgaattttgaaacaagaatgaTTTCCgcttaaatttcaactcaaaaatatgaatttgccacaaaaaagttcatttctatctaagcagttgaatttttaataaaataagagaaaatttcaaactgaaaagattaatctttCACACGAAAGAGATGCttgttttcaagaataaaatatcaacattcaaaaaaacatagaaaacttacattctttgtttgaaaaatgaattttaaagaaacaatttctttttaaaaaatagttcatttttgaaccaaagagaaaaacattaactaaaaaagaaaaaaatctgatcaTGGCAGTCCAAATTTTTcctaagaagttaaatttttaattaataaatatgcattttcaactaaatattagcatatttaaataaaaaatattcaattgctaacaaaatagaataatttttaaataaataatacaatttgtaactaaaaatataatgttcagGAGGGAGAAACAGCAAGCAAAAGAAAATGAATGACTGATAGGAACATTATAATAGTTTGGccggaaaacttcatttttaaaatttcctcatttttccccaaacaatttcttattttttctgactCTATTATTTAATTAGAGGATCCGAAAACAAGCTTGAAATAACTGGATtagatataaaacaaaaaaaatttgcgtTATTCTTAACAGgcgttaaaattcaagtacttgtaactttttggacaattttttttatcaattcagaaaaaaagccTTACTTAAgtgttttttaactttaaattatcaGTTTGATGTTTATGATCATTATTTCCAATAGAAAAGagcaacgaaaaaatattaattctaaagttTAAACATGTATTATTTCCTATTTCGTAgcagaaattttaaagtgttcataaaattcaagttatcttcgaagaaaatgaaaataaatttactcgTCGTCTGACTTTTGTGGTTGGAAGCTGGGAGGCATAGGTAATATATCCCGTAATTTTCTTCGGTGTAGAACCTTTGCTATCTTTAAGATCCTGGATAGCCGAAACGACGAGAGCGGCAATTTTGATCGGCTTGGGTGACCGAAAAACCttctttttattcacttttttcgcCATTTTCTGGGTTTTTCGGTCGTCAATAAAAAGCAAAATGGAATATGTCGTAGGTGAGGAAAACCCCGATAATCActggtgatttttaaaaactagCGTCGCACgatgattagaaaaaaatggtgcGAAGCGCCCTAATCAACGTTCTGTCAAAAAACTTTTAGCTTTGTTCTGATTTCTATTGTTTTTTCCCACTCAGATTGAAAcctaacttcactttcatctccaaAGTAATTGagttataaatttagaaattatgaaattaaatacaAGGTggctgcaaaaatttattt
This DNA window, taken from Belonocnema kinseyi isolate 2016_QV_RU_SX_M_011 chromosome 9, B_treatae_v1, whole genome shotgun sequence, encodes the following:
- the LOC117179892 gene encoding uncharacterized protein LOC117179892, whose product is MAKKVNKKKVFRSPKPIKIAALVVSAIQDLKDSKGSTPKKITGYITYASQLPTTKVRRRVNAALKQGVQYGILRRYRGHYFLPFGDELDRANKIATRFARLASSNRNGPLPDMAKIAPEKEITLKIKGKKVRRANRTKRLRKPARRGANKKKRMKAHSVPVSTSPSLNNKLKSIDDENSVESDN